GATCTTCCTTCTGAAAAATTGAGGAGAATCCGAACTTCGTTCCCTGTTGTTTTGTCGTTTGTTTTTCCATACCTTACTACCTAAAAAAGCCTTCGCCCTTCCCATCCTTCATAATCAGATGTTTCAAAAATTCCTTTGCCTTAAAGAGCCGGCTTTTGACTGTTCCGATATTGGTTCCAAGGATCTCCGCTATTTGTGAATAGGACATTTCCTCGAAATACCTGAGCTCGATGACTTCTTTGTATATATCCTCGAGTTCGTTGATTTTGTTGATTAGATAGTTGCTCTCGTCGGAAAGTTCTACTTTTTTTTCGAAGCTAATACGATCGTCAGTGACCTGGAACTCGGAATCATCCATGGAATTCTCCCTGGCCCTCTTTCTTTTGGCCAGAAGGTCCTTGGATTTATTGACCACGATCCGGTACAACCAGGTATATACCCCGGATTCGGCCCTAAAATTGCGTATAGAGCGATATCCTGAGATCAATGCATCTTGGACTATATCCTCTGCATCGTCCCCGTCTTTTACCATGGAGACAGCTTTCCTATACAATCTTTCTCTATAAGGGCCGGTTAGCTCTATGTATGCCTTGTCATCCCCTTCTTTGATCCGTTTTAGAAGTTGGATTTCTTTTTCTCTTACGGTTTGTTTGCGTTGAGGATTGTCGGTTTCGATCATTAGAAGCCTTTACGACATAGGTAGGCTCTTTGCCGGCCTTTGCAATAAAAATATGACGTAAGGAATTTTACGGTCACGTATTCGATTTTTGGACTTTAACCTTCTAAGGAAAGATTGATGAGTATTAAAGACTCTGTAAGTTCCAAAGGATCTCGGAACCGAATTCCGTATAAGAACTTTTGTTTGGAGTCCACCTGCTTAGGGATTTTCCAAACTACGTCTCCTAAAAATTCCAAACGTTTGCCGGTCCTTCTTTCGATAACTGAACCTTCGATCGGAATGGAACCTGGCAGATCTTCTCCGCTCATTAATATACAAATACCGGATTCGGAGATATTGCCTAGTTTTCCTTCTAACGTGATGAGTCCGGAATCCACCTGCACGATGTACTCGTCGAAATCTCTGGGATAAAATCTGGGACTCCTAGGTTTTTGGCCGGGCTCACTCATCGATAAGGGTTCAAATTAGAAACGAATTCGGCAAGTGTCCAGCGTTTTACTTTTTTCAGAAGTCGAAGTAGATAAAAGGGATCTCTCCGTCAGGACTCAAGATCGCAAAACAAAATGCGATCAACGGATAAAGAGAAAATTCCAACCAAGCCGGGATCTTAAACTCTTTTTCTTTTTCGTAAATAAGCCAACCAAGATAATGTCCAATGATCACGCAGAGTATCGCAGGAATACCTTGCTTTAACATATAAGGTCTAAGTTCTCCGCTTTGGTAGACATACATTCCGTGGATCATTTTCAGAGCGGATTCTATATTTGCGGATCGGAAGATCACTCCAAAAGTGACCGCCACTGAACTTGCATATAAAACTCTAACAGGCGTTAATGCCTTATTCCAAGAATCCGAAATTGTCAGGTTCGGGAACCATTTCGCTTTCCATTCTTTTAATACAGATTCTATTAATAGAAATCCGCCTTGGATCGAACCCCAAATGAGGAATGTCCAATTGGCCCCATGCCAAATCCCTCCCACGAACATCGTGAACCAAACATTAAATCTATGACGGAAGAGCCCTACACGATTTCCACCCAAGGAAATATACACATAGTCTCTAAGCCAACTGGAAAGAGTGATATGCCATCTTCTCCAATGTTCCGTGACGGATTGAGAAATATAAGGCATCCTAAAGTTTTCAGGCAGCTTATAGCCTAAGAGAAGAGCGGCAGAATATGCCATATCTGTATAACCGCTAAAATCGCAGTAAACTTGCACCCAGAAAAGAAACGCACCCAACCAAAGCGCTTCCGTAGAATATGCGTCCGGATTCTTAAAGATAAGGTCCGCAATCGGAGAAATATTATCCGATAGTACGACTTTCTTAAAGTATCCCATTAAAAAATAGCGGATCGCCTTTCTAAACGGTATATCTTCTAACTTCTTCTCCGTTTGTAACTGAGGTAAAAAACTTTTGGCGGTAACGATAGGTCCCGCAACCAACTGCGGGAAGAAGGAAACGAATAATGCGAATCTTATAAAGTTCTTTTCGGATGGGATCGCTCCCCTGTATACATCGATCGTATAACTCAAACTCTGGAATGTATAAAAAGAGATCCCTACAGGTAAAACTATTTTAAGAATGGGGAATAAACTCGGAAAACCTAAAGTGTGCAAAAGTGCATTCAGATTCTCGCTTAAGAATCCGTAATATTTAAAAAATCCTAAAATGAATACGAGGTTCAGCACCAAGCTGATTACGATCATCCTTTTGCGGAAAACTTGGTCCTTTGATTCAAAGATCAGATCCGCTAAAAAGAAATCTATGACGGTGGATAATAAGATGAGACCGCCGAATTTCCAGTTCCAGCTCATATAGAAGATATAACTCACGATGAGAAGGAAGATATGGATGAGTGATTTGCGTAATTTTGGCTCCGGTATAAGTACCGGTAAAATATACCAATGGGTTACGAATACGAAGGAGAAAAAAAGAAAAAATTCTAGTGTGGGAAAGATCACGTAGGTTCCCTAAATCAATGGGCATTCGCCCTTAAGAACGGCTTTATTGTTATAATCCGTCTTTCGGTCCAGAAATATCGAGACTGGAACTAGGTCAAGGGATTCTCTTCCATTTAATAGATCAGTTTAGGCAGTGAATTTTTCAGTCAAGATTTTGTCCTACAAAACAAAGGAAGAATGTAAATCTCTTGCAAGATTTTTTCCATACTTTATTCGTAGTTTCGCATTCCATTCATATAAAGGAGTTCCGTTTTCAATGGTGAAAAACGTATTAAAAAAAATTATCCTGACCTTGGTACTGGTAGGAGCTAGCTTCGGTTCCTTGGCGAACTGTTTCGGAAAATTCGCACTTGTAAGAGTCTTTTACAATGCTAACGACGGGATCAATGTAGGCGGTGGCCTTCTTGCAAAAATCGTAAAAACGGTTCTATTCTATATTCCTTTCGGATTTTTAATGGCAATCGGTGGATTTATCGACTTTATTCTTTTCAACTTGATCGAGTTCTGGTCTGGAAGCAATCCGGTAGGACTAAACGAGTATGATAAAGAAGGAAGATACGCAAAATCTTTCGAGCAAGATGGAGAAAAACTGACTTTAGTTTACACAGAATTCGGTTCCAGATTGGATCTAACTGCTGTTTCTAAAGAAGGAAAATCCGAAACTCTGACTGCTTTCCGCTCTCAACCCGGAAAATTTTTCGTAGAGAGAGAAGGACAACTTTCCGAGATCGAAGTTACTTCTCAATCGGTAGGATCCCAAGTTATTTTAAAACTTACCGAACAAGGTAAATTAAAATCTTCTAAAGTAGTAGAAGCTCAAAGTTTGCAAGATCTTCAATTGAGAGCTGCCGAATCTCTTTAATATAAAAAGCCCGGTCTATCCTTTAGACCAGGCTCCAAAAGATCCGCTCAGGTTTTATGGGCGGGTCACTTTCCTATATATCTACTTTCTATCTTTAAAACTGAATTTTTTCCGAGTCCACGTTTCGCAAACCATCTTGGATTTGCTTCCACTGCATACATTACCTTTTGGGTAGAATGATACAGAACTTGTGTTTGGTTCGGGGCCATTTCGTATACATCAACGAGCTTCTTATCTTTTGAGAAATAACCTATGCTCAAAGGAATTAAGGTATTTTTCATCCAAAAAGATAAATGGTCCTCCGTCGGAAAGATAAAGATCATTCCCTCATTCTCTCCTAACTTTTTGCGGAACATCAATCCTCTTTGTCTGGATTCGTCTGTGTTCGCCACTTCGACAAGAAGAGCATGATCTCCGATGTAGATCGTGGTCTTTTCTAAGTATAGGGGAGAATTGTATTCTCCCCAACCTGCCATCGGAAGACAGAACAGAACGGAAAGTAGAATGAATCTGAATATTTTCATGAACCCTTAAAAATTAGGAGGACGTTTTTCTAAGAATGCTCCCATTCCTTCCTTGGATTCCTTTCCGGTGAATAGATTTGAAAATTCTTTTTTCTCCAATTCTTGTCCTTTGGATAACTGCATATCCAACCCATTTAGAATGACTGATTTTGCCGTAGAAACCGCAATAGGTCCTTTTTTTAGGATAGATTCCGCGGTCGCTTTTGCCGTGGAGATCAGATCTTCTCCGTCTTTAACAAGTTTATTTAATATACCGATGCGATAAGCTTCTTCTGCACCGATCATATCTCCGGTAAAAATAAGTTCTGCCGCTCTACCATAACCGATCAATCTTGCAAGTCTCTGGGTTCCACCGAATCCAGGGATCAGGCCTAAAGAAACTTCCGGTAGTCCTAATTTTGCTTTTTCAGAACCGATACGAATGTCGCAAGCAAGTGCAAGTTCAAGTCCCCCACCCAATGCGAAACCGTTCACTGCTGCAATAGAGACTAATCTGCTTTTTTGGATCCGATCAAATGTGCTCTGGCCCAAAGACGCAAATTTCTCCGCTCCGCCTGAATTCAATTCTTTCATCTTAGCGATGTCCGCTCCGGCAACGAATGCTTTTCCTTGTCCGGTGATAATCACTACGCGAATGTCAGGATCTTTTTCTAAATTATTGATCTCGCTAGTTAATTCGTTTAATAATTCTTCGTTCAATGCGTTTAACGCAGAAGGACGGTTGATCTCAAGGATCGCCAGCTTACCTTCTTTTTGCAAATTGACCAATGATTCGCTCATGTATTTACTCCATCTCGATGATCAGGAAAAGTGTGTCGTCCTCGAATTCAGCATCTCCGAAGAATGCCGAGAGTTCGACTTGGACGGCTTCTTTAAACTGTTTTAAATCGGTAAAAGACTTATTTCTGTTCAGGATTTCAATTAGGCCTTCACTTCCAAGCTGTTTTCCTTGCGGATTTCGATTCTCTATCAACCCGTCAGTGTATAAAAATAACCTTTCGGCAGACCGGATCGGTAAAGAAATCAGTTCCGCGATCGGCCTTTTGATCCCGAATCCTAATATACTACCAGTGGTTTCAATTTCCCTAAAGTCGTCCCCATTTTGGGAATGCATCAGATAGGGATGCCCTCCGTTTGCAAAGTGGATCTCTTTGGAAATAAAATCGAAAAATATATAAACTGCGGAAGCGTGATGGGACTTGAACTGTCTTAAAAGAGTCTCGTCCAAATATTCCAATAATCGAACCGGATGGAGTTTCAGACGATAAGGCATGGTCGCAACCATAATCTTTATAAAGGAAGCGACTAACGCGGAAGCGATCCCATGTCCTGCGATGTCCGTTAAAAAAACTCCAGTATTCCCTTCCCTTAATTGTATAAAATCGTAAAAATCGCCGCCGATCTCGTTAGGAGTGGATCTAAATACTTCGTATTTAAATCCCTTAATGCTTATATCTTCCGGAAATAATGTCTCCTGGACTTTTCTAGCGATCTGAAGTTCATGCTGTAAAAACCTATACTCGGAATCCAGCTCGGAAGAGATACGGACCAACCTTCTTACGATCACTACTATAGTAGTCCCTATCAAACTTAAGATCAGATAAACCACATCCGGCACGAATAAAACCAAAGGGAATCCTGGAAGTGGGCCGTTCTTGAGTTTAAAATAGATAAAACCTAAGTGTAATACGATGGAATAAGCCGCAGTCAAAAAGCAGCCTTTTACCTTGAGTCGGAACATTTGGAATAGGACCAAAAATCCGACGAGTAGAAAATAATTATTATAAAGTTGTAAACTATGAAGATCGTCGAAACTGTAAAAGGATTCGTTTAAGATCAACATCACTAAAAAAGTAATACTACAGTTCGTGCCGTGAATCACTGCTGGAAGGTATTTTCTTTGAAAAGAAAGGACCAGGCTAAGAAGGTTTAAGCTTAATATCAGTCCGAAATAGATAGTTCCATGAGGAGAATTCCGGATCTCGGGAATTAAGGCTAAAAAATAGACTAAGAAGTGAAGGAAAAAAGCGAGGCGAATGAATGACTGATCTATACGGACGAAGTCTTTCCAGGCGCTTACTTCCCTGTAATTAAACTCGGTTTCCAGGAAAGACCAAGGATTGAGTATTCCAGCTTTTTTATTGGATAGATTCATCTAATATAAATTCGTAAATTTCCGATCCGTTAAATCTGATCTTCATATTGAAGCCGGACTGAAGATATCGGTCTAATTTTTCCGCCAATTCCAAACCTTCTTTAGAATCCTTTATATTAGAATAATAGAAAGCGGCTGATTTTGATTTATAATTATACGGAAACCTTTCGTTAATCAGTAAAGTTACACGAAATCCGCCGGGTCTTGTCTCTAGAACGATATGACTTACATCCTTTCGATTCAAGATCCTTTCGTCAATAGGGAGCTCCCAAGGATTGGTAACATCCGAAAAGATCGAGACTCCATAAAGAAACAAAGCGACTATCCATAACAAGAAAGAAGTCCGAGGAAATCTACAAGCGTTATAAAAAAAGACGTCGGTCTTCATGAGAGACAGGCACAAATCTTACAAAGGGCGTATGAAATGCAAATCAATATCCCTATCTTTCTCTTTCCGATTTTTTGCGATGCAAAGAAAAATACTTTTCGTTCTAGCTCAAGTTTTACATACTCAAAGCCGCATGTTTTACGGAAGGAAATACTATCCAAATACTGAAATGTGTCGATTGTTTGTCGTATTCATTCTTGTTTTTGAAACCTTCTACGCCTGCAAGGAAGAGTTAGGAGATCCTAATCCTTATGCGGATGTTCTCGCTTCTACACCTTTATCAAAGATAGAGAACTATGTCGGGTTGGATTCTGAAGACTGGTCCTCTAGGATTTTTAATTTAGACAAACATGCCTTAGATTATGTGAATCGATTGAATCAAATAGACGGATTTACGGAATCTCCTTCGCCTATCAAGGATATAGAAAATTTCAAATCCACTCTGTTAGATGCTTTAAATTCCCAAACAAAACCGGTTTCCTCCCTTCTCAAAAACAAATTGTTCCGTATTTATATCTGCGAGAATTTAGGAGGATCTGCGGTTACTGGGATCGTACGTAAGGATGGAAAATCGATCGGAGGTTTCGTGATCTTAGATGCGAATACTCTGAATCGAAATGCAAACGATTGGATTAGTTATAAGGAAAATTCCGCATTCCAAAAGGGAGATGTCAAGTTAGGCATTCGAATAGAAGAAAAGAGACAAGATACGATAGCAAACGCACTTCATTATATTCTACTTCACGAATTCGGTCATATTTTATCGGAAACGGAAAAGATCGGTCCGAGTTTTTTTTCATCTAAAAGATCTTATGCAAATTTTGAATTTTATAAAAGAGTTTGGAAATCGGAGAAGTTCAGCTATTTGGACGATTCTATTTTTACAGTAAGACCTCAGATCCGTTTTTACTCCGAATCACTTTCTTTGGATGAGAACTGGGAGAAAATTTACCCAGTTCTTTTGGATACGCCTTTCCCTACTCTATACTCAGCAGCAAATGCAGACGATTTTTTTGCGGATTCTTTTGTTTCCTATGTTCA
The window above is part of the Leptospira licerasiae serovar Varillal str. VAR 010 genome. Proteins encoded here:
- a CDS encoding PP2C family protein-serine/threonine phosphatase produces the protein MNLSNKKAGILNPWSFLETEFNYREVSAWKDFVRIDQSFIRLAFFLHFLVYFLALIPEIRNSPHGTIYFGLILSLNLLSLVLSFQRKYLPAVIHGTNCSITFLVMLILNESFYSFDDLHSLQLYNNYFLLVGFLVLFQMFRLKVKGCFLTAAYSIVLHLGFIYFKLKNGPLPGFPLVLFVPDVVYLILSLIGTTIVVIVRRLVRISSELDSEYRFLQHELQIARKVQETLFPEDISIKGFKYEVFRSTPNEIGGDFYDFIQLREGNTGVFLTDIAGHGIASALVASFIKIMVATMPYRLKLHPVRLLEYLDETLLRQFKSHHASAVYIFFDFISKEIHFANGGHPYLMHSQNGDDFREIETTGSILGFGIKRPIAELISLPIRSAERLFLYTDGLIENRNPQGKQLGSEGLIEILNRNKSFTDLKQFKEAVQVELSAFFGDAEFEDDTLFLIIEME
- a CDS encoding DUF192 domain-containing protein, with the translated sequence MKIFRFILLSVLFCLPMAGWGEYNSPLYLEKTTIYIGDHALLVEVANTDESRQRGLMFRKKLGENEGMIFIFPTEDHLSFWMKNTLIPLSIGYFSKDKKLVDVYEMAPNQTQVLYHSTQKVMYAVEANPRWFAKRGLGKNSVLKIESRYIGK
- a CDS encoding MBOAT family O-acyltransferase; the encoded protein is MIFPTLEFFLFFSFVFVTHWYILPVLIPEPKLRKSLIHIFLLIVSYIFYMSWNWKFGGLILLSTVIDFFLADLIFESKDQVFRKRMIVISLVLNLVFILGFFKYYGFLSENLNALLHTLGFPSLFPILKIVLPVGISFYTFQSLSYTIDVYRGAIPSEKNFIRFALFVSFFPQLVAGPIVTAKSFLPQLQTEKKLEDIPFRKAIRYFLMGYFKKVVLSDNISPIADLIFKNPDAYSTEALWLGAFLFWVQVYCDFSGYTDMAYSAALLLGYKLPENFRMPYISQSVTEHWRRWHITLSSWLRDYVYISLGGNRVGLFRHRFNVWFTMFVGGIWHGANWTFLIWGSIQGGFLLIESVLKEWKAKWFPNLTISDSWNKALTPVRVLYASSVAVTFGVIFRSANIESALKMIHGMYVYQSGELRPYMLKQGIPAILCVIIGHYLGWLIYEKEKEFKIPAWLEFSLYPLIAFCFAILSPDGEIPFIYFDF
- a CDS encoding enoyl-CoA hydratase/isomerase family protein; amino-acid sequence: MSESLVNLQKEGKLAILEINRPSALNALNEELLNELTSEINNLEKDPDIRVVIITGQGKAFVAGADIAKMKELNSGGAEKFASLGQSTFDRIQKSRLVSIAAVNGFALGGGLELALACDIRIGSEKAKLGLPEVSLGLIPGFGGTQRLARLIGYGRAAELIFTGDMIGAEEAYRIGILNKLVKDGEDLISTAKATAESILKKGPIAVSTAKSVILNGLDMQLSKGQELEKKEFSNLFTGKESKEGMGAFLEKRPPNF
- a CDS encoding PilZ domain-containing protein yields the protein MSEPGQKPRSPRFYPRDFDEYIVQVDSGLITLEGKLGNISESGICILMSGEDLPGSIPIEGSVIERRTGKRLEFLGDVVWKIPKQVDSKQKFLYGIRFRDPLELTESLILINLSLEG
- a CDS encoding DUF3332 family protein encodes the protein MVKNVLKKIILTLVLVGASFGSLANCFGKFALVRVFYNANDGINVGGGLLAKIVKTVLFYIPFGFLMAIGGFIDFILFNLIEFWSGSNPVGLNEYDKEGRYAKSFEQDGEKLTLVYTEFGSRLDLTAVSKEGKSETLTAFRSQPGKFFVEREGQLSEIEVTSQSVGSQVILKLTEQGKLKSSKVVEAQSLQDLQLRAAESL
- a CDS encoding RNA polymerase sigma factor encodes the protein MIETDNPQRKQTVREKEIQLLKRIKEGDDKAYIELTGPYRERLYRKAVSMVKDGDDAEDIVQDALISGYRSIRNFRAESGVYTWLYRIVVNKSKDLLAKRKRARENSMDDSEFQVTDDRISFEKKVELSDESNYLINKINELEDIYKEVIELRYFEEMSYSQIAEILGTNIGTVKSRLFKAKEFLKHLIMKDGKGEGFFR